A window of Pyrus communis chromosome 3, drPyrComm1.1, whole genome shotgun sequence genomic DNA:
TAGTTATCAGGTTTGAATTTTCGTAATTAATCTTTAAAATTCGTTGACCTTTCGAGGTCACAATTAATGTTTTCGAATATATTAAGATTAGTAGTGGGAATATAATAGCATTGAAAAGTTGTCTATAATGCTCCCACAAAATTGCTGAATTTAGGTTGTCTAACTGCAAAATGTCAaaaatatttagtagaatatctAACCGCACTTGAACAGTTTAAACTATATAAGTGATGCTAGAGAGATTATCTACTTAAACATATTTTGTAGACCACATGATAGTTGTGAAATCCTGTCCCCGAAATTTCACTATTCATTACGTATCTCGTTATTTAAATTCGTATTTCATGTTTACGTTAtctttattagttaattttaattccATTAATTTTAAGAATTAAATCGATTAGTTAtcgattttgaattttttgtaattacTCTTTAAAATTCGTTGACCTTCCGAGGTCACAATTAATGTTTTCGAATAGATTTCAAAACCACGAGCACATAAGTGAAAGCTATTTGCGAATCTGGGTTTTAACAGTATAGTTATGGACATTTGAAGTCATTTTACTAAACTAtagattttaaattaattaaaactccCACCATGTGGGAATGGTAACCAATCAAAGGTGAAGACCGGCCCAATCAGGTACAAGTTTAAGGGGCCAATCAGAAGTGAGGGAGGGGAATAAGGAccaattaggaagaaaaagccATTCCTGTCGACTCGTACACCCACCACTAACCTGGTTTGATTCCAGCgatttttgccattttttcgtTGAAATTCATACATCCACCACCTGCAACCTCTTCCATAATCCCCCATCTACCTTATTCGCCCAGATTTGAGGATTTTTAAGTCCAAAACCGTGTAAATTTGTGCGGGTGACCCATGGAGTTTTAATAGCGATTTCGCCGTTTCGACGAATTACACCACCCATCACCACCCCTAATCTAATCCTCTTGGACCCAGGAATAAGACCCAACCAATTGTACGGGCAGTGGAACACCAAGGAAGGAGAATCGAAACACACCCATTCTGGGGTTTTCAATGGGTGCGAGCCAATTTGGGGCTTTTcctggccaaattggacttggccacatgtataaaacttactctactcattgagatttTCATTCtggtaaaatttggtaatttttggaaaaagtCGAACTTTCTAGCTTATTGAGGCGTCAGGCTGTTGCATGCAGCAACACATGGGCCGAGACCCCACCTGACCACCCTAAGCTAAATTTGATGCCCAATTCCATATTTAACATCCAATTAACAAAATTCCATCGtttaagtatatttttgttAAGATTCGCCACTTGAATATTTTGACAAACGACGATCCAACCATTGGATCGCCAGCAAACTTTGAAATGTTATTTTATGTAATATTTAAGGACCTTGGGAACTTACGAATAAAAAGTCTAGTGGTTGGATTTTACGAAGCAAGTGGCGTAGGATCAAAGACCCTACCTTTGAGAGACGGTTCAACTTCTCTTAAAATGTTATTGTGAAGAACCTATTGAAGTTGTGGTTATATGAGTTATCAAAGAAATTCTAATTGTAGACTTGTACCTTGTTTTAGGCAATGATAGTATGTGACATCTTGATTATCGTGATAGGGTGCGTTAGcgcggactccaggtgagtgactttaatatatgtgatattgtTATTACCTAGAAATCCTCCCATGCTAATATACTTTGTGGATACAACATGGATTTCTAAATTATGTTTTATgctaaataattgtttttataAAGTTTGCCATCAATCTACTTTATGAAATGTTATGTGATTTGCCTATTTGAATTGTTTATGAAttgtgttttaaaatatatatttgaatgGTTTATTAAACATGAGGGCTAGTAGGGGACCATGGTcctacttggttaatccgcgaagGGGGGGTCACCACCTACATGGCTTCTGAGGGGTGGctttgcttggttaatccgctaTGGGGGGCCACTTCCTGTTTGGTTACTTATGTAGGCTTTGGGCGAACTGCGTCACTCTAGCCCTAGTTTTTAGTGTTTTTCGTGAACTATAGTTTTGAGAACCTTGTGTTTTGACTTAGAAAAGTCgttggatgtctgggtgactcATTCAGAGTTTTCAGCGActtgattatgatttcataaagcATGATTCTATACTTGATGTTTATAGATTGTGATCGATGgtttgtttttattgattttcacatacattgtattattgtcactcacatgAGCTTTGCAACTTATCCGGGTTCTTGTTTGCCCGGTGCACCATTCCGATGGTATAGGCACTAATCATACAGGTGACAAATCTTAGTAGATTTTGAGAAGTCCGTGGGTGGGGTAGCAGTGCAGTTATTAGAGACTCGGAGTGTTAGGTTACCCCTTTATCCTCTCTTGTTCCTAGTCTAGCAAGAGTTGTGCTTCTTTTTGGAGTGTACATATTTGTAAAAATCTGGTGGAGGACCTAGCCACcctcataattattttggtttatCAGTTAAAGTACTTCATTCCGTAACTTATGCCATATTCAACGAACGTTACTTCCCCTTGTCATGTGTTGATTTTCGATGTATGTCGGGATTGAAGTGTGACAATAGTGGTGAGTGTTGTTACATTAATCATCATCCGCCACGTGAAGGATGGATCTGCACTTCATCAATTCCCGGACAGCTTAAGCTTTTTCGGGTAAAAATTGGCTAACAATGTCTAGTACTGTTGCCACTGGCCAGCCCCCTCATGGGTACCCTTCTTCCTTTCTTGCAACGCAATAACATCCTATTAGAGTTTGCTCCCTTGTTCCTTTGTGGACACTGATCCGTCGGTAGGTAAATAATGCAACAAACACTGACATGAACGGCAAGAAATGGTACCAATAATTATGCATGGAACCAACGGAGGGACTGCCTTGCAATGTTGGTGACAGCAGATAGCACTCATAGCAGCAGGGAGCAACAATATTTGGGTTGTCTTTCTGAGTACTTCTGAATGCACAGGGATGCTAAATGGAGAGACTCGAAATCCCTGAAGTCCGTCTCAAAAGCTACTTTACTCAAACTACATTTAGTAAAAAGTACTCGGATTTCATCCGAAACTGATAAGGAAATGAAGATTCTTAACAGACCTTACATATTAAAATACCACATAAGCACGTATTTACAAGCTCATCTATAAGTATGGTGCTGAACATATCAACAGAATCTATCAGACCAGGAAAGAGAAATTAGAAATTTATATACGCACACATTCAATGCTTGTAAGTTCTTTTCTGTGGTTACTAACGGAGGATCATGGTGTGCATGGCGCCTCAGAACTGCTATTTATCGGCCAAAAAATTTATCATCTCCACCTCAATCTTCGTTACTAACCCACCccaactccccccccccccccgggggcACGGGAAAGGGAGAGGATTTTTATCGAGCTGATCGTGTTTCCTGCAAACATAAACGGAAAACTGAGGAAGctgaaattgaagaaaacatAAATTGAGGGGATGATGGTGCTTCCGTGGTCTTAATGTTGAACAAATAACAATCTGGCAAGAAACTTGTCAAAAATAGTACGCGAGTTATCTGCAGTGCATCTATAAAGTACCGAACACAAGGACTTACTGAACGAAAAGGGAAGTCATCTGCCTCAAGCATATGAACAATTTGCCCCATTTTCGGTCGCTTATGGACATCTAGATCTATACATCGGAGACAAACCAGCAATACTCGCTTCATGGCTCTTGGAGGGGGCTGAACTGCAATCAGAGGATCAACAACATCCTCTCCACGGCGACTTTGGATCATTCCTTTAAACCAATCAACCAGGTTCATCTGATATACAGCAACTGTATACAGTTATGATACTGATGCAATGCTTCTATAGGAAGAACtgaagaagaggagaaattaGTTTTACCTCTCCTGCTGGTTTGGAATAGTCAATTGGGTTTCTTCCTGTAATTATCTCCATTAGTAGAACTCCGAAACTATATACATCACTCCCCTCGTTAAGCATACCTGTGCTTGCATATTCTGGAGCTACATATCTACAGAAAATTATAGCAAAGAATCACTATAACAAAGCCTTGATAATGCATCATGGTAGTTATCATTAGGATTTGAGAATAAACTAACCCAAATGTCCCCATAACGCGTGTAGTCACATAGCTTGCCTCCGATCCTAAGAGCTTGGCCAGACCAAAATCTGATACTTTTGCGTTCCACTTTCTATCCAGAAGAATGTTACTGGATTTTATATCACGGTGCACCACCTTGGGTTCTAACCCTTCATGCAAATAGGCCAGCCTGCCAGAGAAACAAGGATCATAAGTTGATCTGAAGCAGACGGATGAAAAGTATTCTCGTAGCGATATAAAGGAAATCATGAGAATGACAAACACAGCACAATCTTTTACACGTTTTCGTTGTACGACTGCTAGACTAATTAACCCTCACGTTGGATTcactttcttttatttaaaaagaagGGAAGAACAAGTGAAATGAACAAGGAGAAGCAAAATTATCTCACCCTTTTGCTGTCCCGATGGCGATTTTCATACGAATATCCCAGGTCAGAGGGCTGACAGGCCCAACATCGCCGTGCAACCATTGCTCCAAGTTGCCGTTGTCAATGTACTCGTACACAAGCATCCTGCAGATCAATAAAAGTCCCCATGGGCATGTTAGAGGAGAAAAGAGGTTCATCGATCTCAGTTCACCTAAAGGATAAGATAATAGAGTTTTACCTTTGAGCACCCTCTGCACAATAACCAATTAGACCCACCAAGTTCTTATGCTTTACTTTCCCAATGGCTTCGACTTCCACCTTAAACTCGTTCTCTGCCTGACCCCTATGCATCAGATGACAAGCAGCGATGAGTTTCGAGTTGACAAAAATATAATACGAATACGGAATTCAAATCAGCAGACGAGGAAAAGTTACTCTATATATAATTTTACAGGCAACTGTTTTTCCTCTTGCTCCTAGTAGCTTTCTTCGGTATATGCATTAACATCAGCATATGTTTTTACTAAGCAATATTCTAACCTAATTCTAACTTACGAGGACATAAATTCGAATTCGAATGCAAAAGTGGAGACACTACCTAAGCAAATTGCTCTAAGCCACATATATAACActagggatttggatcctctccggattctctttgtgaggatcttagaGATCAAATCATCGCAGCAGCTTACCAAACTTCCTATGGTCCCAAATCATTATGCAATGTAGATAggattaaaaattcaaatgatttattGCCGCATATATGTGATGAACGGGTACAATGAATTAATCTTAGAATCCTCACGACGAGAATTCGTAGAGATCCAAATCACAACGATGACAAAGTAATGTTTGGTCAATCGTGATAACAAATTTCGTGTGAAGATCAGACAAAGCAATGAGACATTGGAAGTCTAGAAAGCAACAGGTAACAGGTCATAATTTGTTTTGGaatataactaataaaaataaaaaaagaaaggaagaataaAATTGAGAAAAGCAAAAAGGGCGTctcttttacctttttttttttttttcatcaaaagaTAAGCATGTCATTCAAACTCTGGTCTACAAACTGTgactattaatattattttacaaGTTCAAAAAGTATATTATACAACGTCTATATCATTGATGTGACATAATACATagagaataataaaaaaataaaatattatgtacacCAGAACTCCCAcgtaataagaaaaagaaaagcaaatcaACGCAATTGTTTCCGTTTCTccttttttaacaaatttagtttatgacaaaaaaaagacAACAAATTTAGTTAATAAAATGTTATTGTGactatattttaaatcaataatacATTCTTATACAACAATATAAAATAGATATTAGTGTTCGATTAGCTTGAAATACCACCATAAGAGCATATCTAAGGAGATATCAAAATGTCTAACTCAGCAATAATGGTAAAAAAAGACAACAATAATGTTTTGCAACCGAGaagtcaaatttgatgtagCATAACATAGAATAACATATTTCCTCCCTTGCtaccaaatttgacagcagcttcaaatTTATTCTacttcattattttatttaagttttattgGTTCAAGGTTTGCCATTTTGTTTCTTTCCATTACCAATGcaatgtttaaatatttttatacatGTTCTTTCATTATCAacgcaaagaaaataaatatgaatttttagtttataTCTAAAATTTGACATGTTGAGTGgagaataaaatttaaaatatatcaaaatgtcacataagttgtcaaatttaaattttatacttaaaatttgacatctctaaAAGAGATGTTCTAATAACTTCCTGTTGTGATTTTGTCTCCATCAGCACGAAACTTACATAGAACAAGCTACACACGTACTCTTGTGCAACagacataaataaacacatcTTTAGACGTAAGTTTTAAGCCACAAGGACCACCACCGCTCCTTAGTCCCACTTGAGCTTGgagattttaaattaaatatattaaaaaaaacaaatataccataataataattattaaccGTTGACCACGAAAAACATGAATGAGGATCCCAGATCCTTTTTGTAAGGATTCTCAAGTTCGTTCATTATATATCATGTAATCAGTTTTGATCAGTTTAtgtataattttaaataaaaatatttttatcgtacgatgtacgataaacggacacgatttgagATTTCTCAAGATTTCTCAAGATTTTCGTAAggagaatccgaagaggattcTCATTCGAAAAACATTATTGAGTAGAGAGCTTAGAAGGCACTTGGATTGGATCTTAATCCTAATCACAATAATAACCAGACACATGTGTATCATTTTCCTTAACTAATCccctatttatttaattgtttgcaCAGAAAATAGTTTcacgaaataaaaaaaaaatggaaataataGTTTTTACGCTAAGTAATAAAATTCACGTACTTGTTGTTCAGAAGGTTCTTGACGGCCACGACAGATCCGTCCTGCAGCTCGCCGCTGTAGACGATGCCGTATCCTCCTTCTCCAATTACGTTCTCTGGAGAAAACCCGCGTGTCGCGATATCCAGCTCCTTCAAGCTGTACCACCGGCCCCACCCAATGTTATGCGGGCCCGACCCGTCACTTTCCAACCCGCTCCGGTTCCCTTTCCCTCTTTCGATGTCAACAATCTCCGTCACCTCCAGCGGAGCCTCCTTCAACTTTTCATTTCCGATTTTTCTCTCGCCATTGTAGGCGGCGCGTGGACTCGGTTCCTTGATCTCGGCGATCTCCTTGGAGACGAGGGGGATTGAGCCGGAGCTGTGCTTCACGCGCATCTTGCGTTTTCGGGAGGCTCGAGTTATGCGGAGGCAGAGGAAGATGAGAAGGGCGGCTGCGAGGAGGCAGAGGACGAGGATGGCTATAACAGCGTAGAGTTTGAGGTTGAATAATGGGGTTTTGGCGGTGATCTTGTGGGAGAGGGAGTTGTTTGAGGCTACGGTTGTCTCTCCGAGAACCGCCATTGTTACCGGCAAGCGAGGTTGATGGAGAATTTGAGATGTGAATTTTATCCAGAGAGAGAGGTGGTGGGAGTGTTTGTTGGGCTTGATGGGAAATATCTTGAAGTTAAAGTTCAGTCAGCAATTTAGACGTTGAAGGATTTTGCattgagagagagacagagagagagaggagagaaggagAGCGGTTTCAACGGAACAAAAGCGAAAGCAAAAGGTTGAGGGGAAGGGAAGAAAGTAAAagattagagaaaaaaaaaagcataaaaaaagagaaagaggaagaaggagTAGTTAGATTTTGGGTTTGGTATGTGAGGTTACTACAGAACTGCCACAGCAGTTGTGGGGTACAGGCAGCCAAATCACAATGAGTTTTAGGCCCGATTGTTAGGAGTACATGATTCCATTCCCCTCTAATCTCTcgtatttttctctcttttatttaAATGATTATGATTAAACAATGTTAGTATTTTATACTGATTATTTTATAaagaaataaagataaaaaggaAAGTGTGAAAGGAGGGAAGGGAAGGAGAGGagagagtaatgctagggaaacaaaatttatagactaaaattgtaaactaaatgatgtgtcaccaataagatttgagcacgtttatcaacgtttacgtaataatctaatcatcaacttttatattatttagtttacaaaacttagtctacaaatttagtctccctaacattactcggGAAGAAAACTATGaagagagagaatcctactcctattTGTTAAGCGGACTATGTTAAACTggattagttttaaaaattaaattgaattaacTTGATATAAATTAAGCAATGTAAGAATAATTAAGCGTTTTACACAAAACCGAACTAAAGACACAAACTAAACAATTTTAGCCTTTTTGTAAATTGTTAATCcccaaaaaagaaacattcaaaGTGCCCTCCTAATCCTTTAATTATTTTATCAAATATACTATTTCCATTTCTATTAGAGAAATCGTACAAATAGATAGTATGTataacattatttttttattattttttaaacagtTATTGATATGTTCAACAATGACATCACGATACTATATCGacccttctttctttaataaaattaaggacaaggattgtctgccctcccgtGCCTTCCTGTTTTGTCTAGTCATggttaagctacgtcaacattttttttttttatatagataataagacaataatgaatagtaatataaaatattgacatggcttaaccgtgaccacacaaacaggagggcatggAAGGGCACCGAAAGTGGGAGGGCACCGAAAGTGGGAGGGCAAAGAATCCTTGCCCTAAAATTAAACCCCCCATCAACTACAGGTTGGTCAAGCGTATAGCCAAAAAGGTTTGAAATTCCCAATCAAAGCTCAAGCTTTCACGGATGCATCTCTTGTAGCTCCGGCTTTGGTTTAGGATACCATTTGACTCGAAAGTTAAAAATACGATGTCATTTTATGTGGTATTAAATTTGCATGAGGAGGAAAATTAGTCTGGCACCAACATCTTACGGAATACCTCTTACGTTAAAATAATAATAGACATCGTATCCTTGGAAAACTATATGTGCATacatgtgtggtatgtgcattATATATGTACGCAAGCTTGACTAAAAACAATGTGGGGCTAACTAACCTTGAACTTAAAGGGCAGGTCAATGGCTTACTAATAATGAAACGTTTAgatttcaatattttaatttggaaGTTAAATAAGGATTAAGCTTTACAGATCTAGCTTGATCTAATTTCGAACCAATCTTATCACAAATGTTTAGTAGTTATAAACTTTTCCAACCAATCTTAGGCTTTGTTTATTAGCTTTAAGTAGTTTTTGCTTGAAAGCTTGACTTTTTCATTTGATGGGTCtgagtttgaattaaatttgCAGACATGAGTTCAACTTGTAAATTATGGTAATTTGTGAAACTTTGTCGGTAGTATGGTTGATCATCAGTATCATTGATATTGTTCAAATTTAATCACCTATTACTAggtgttggattttatcacaCAAGATGCCTCACTGATATtattaattgtatattattgTCATATCACCGATGTGAGATCCTATTCTCCGACATGTTCCTCACGAGTGGCCTCACATGGGGTCATAAGGGAAACGAATCCCCACAACGGGAACTGGTCGAGTCATTACATCAAAGCTAACATAACTTTTCGAGAGCTCAGTCATCATGATAAAGTTTTAGAGAGATAGGTCGTGATCTACCACTAATGGCATCCATACTGTCCACTCTTAATCACACGTACAATCAATATGTGTGGTATTTTTATGCAAAAGGCCTTAGtgcaattagaaatttagaagtGGAGCCAATTGATATtaaatgttatttgttttgtgaaaTGGTTGATGTGGAACTTTTTGCTTTATTCAATATGCCCCCTCAGGTCGGACCACTTTGGAGTGGACCAAACGTAAAGCTACATCTCTCATGTTTGTAAGAGAACCCAATAATTTGGACTCAAATCTGAAAActcgctctgataccatgttaaagTTTCAAAGAGTCAGGACGCAATCCACCACTAATAGCATCAATATTGTCTCCACATAATCACCCATGCAATCAATAGGTATGAGATTTTTATGCAAAAGGGCTTGACACAATCAGAAGTGGAACCATTTGATATAAGTTGCGATTTGTTTTGTAAGATGGCCGACACGAGACTTTTTGCTTTTTTGAACACATCATTCATAGACTATAACCAACACAACTTGACAAGTGCCCAGTCATTCAATATCCTTAAACTAGAGATAATGCAAATTTTTTGAAAGCTCAACTTAAAGAGACAAATTCGAGCCTAGTAGATTGGGACCATGATTTACCGAAAGAATAGGCTGCTATGATACCATGATAAACTTTATAGGCTTAGCGTGGTCCATGAACAATATTATTGATATTGTTCTCTAACTTAACTACTTATTATTAGGTCacaattttatcacaaaatgctTCAATTATATTAGGGGTGG
This region includes:
- the LOC137729792 gene encoding probable receptor-like serine/threonine-protein kinase At4g34500 — encoded protein: MAVLGETTVASNNSLSHKITAKTPLFNLKLYAVIAILVLCLLAAALLIFLCLRITRASRKRKMRVKHSSGSIPLVSKEIAEIKEPSPRAAYNGERKIGNEKLKEAPLEVTEIVDIERGKGNRSGLESDGSGPHNIGWGRWYSLKELDIATRGFSPENVIGEGGYGIVYSGELQDGSVVAVKNLLNNKGQAENEFKVEVEAIGKVKHKNLVGLIGYCAEGAQRMLVYEYIDNGNLEQWLHGDVGPVSPLTWDIRMKIAIGTAKGLAYLHEGLEPKVVHRDIKSSNILLDRKWNAKVSDFGLAKLLGSEASYVTTRVMGTFGYVAPEYASTGMLNEGSDVYSFGVLLMEIITGRNPIDYSKPAGEMNLVDWFKGMIQSRRGEDVVDPLIAVQPPPRAMKRVLLVCLRCIDLDVHKRPKMGQIVHMLEADDFPFRSETRSAR